In Rhodanobacter denitrificans, the sequence AGCTGGCCGCACGGGTTGCTGCCAGTCCGGCCCGGGCGGCATCCGGTACGCGTTTCGAATTCCTGTTGATGCTGGCGCTGGCGGCCGTGCTGGTGGTGGCCACGGGCGTCGTGGTGGCGATCTACGGCAGCACGTGGTTGCCGTCGTTCGCCGCACTGCTGCCGACCCCGCACGCACCGGCCACCCACTGGTTGCTGATGCTTGCCGGTTGTCTCGGCGCGTCGTGGCTGCTGGGACGGTGGCAGCGGCATATTCACGGCCCGACCGCCCGAATTCCCGAACCGGCCAGACACCCGGCCCAAGCCGGAGCCGGCCAATCCGCTACCCTTCGCACCTCGCCTGCCATCCCCGGAGACAGCATGCACCTCGAACTGCCGAAGGTTCGGCTGGAGTCCTTCAAGGACTTCGCCAAGCACTACCTGATGATCGTGCTCAGCATTCTCACCGCGCTCGGATTGGAGGCATGGATCGAGTACACGCACCACGCCCACGCGGCCGAAGCGGCCGGCGTGCGGATCGACGCGGAGATCCGCTCCAACCTGGATGCCGTCGATTCCTCGCTGGCGCAGGACGAACGGCAGGCGAAGCGGCTTGCCGCCATCCGCGACAGCCTGCTGCAGGACTTCAAGACGCACGTGCCGGAAGCGGCGATCGCGCAGCACATCCAGACGCTGGTGGCGGCCAGGCACTTCAACCTCAACCTGAACTGGCCGACCCTGCGCCACGAGGCCTGGGACGTGGCCGTGGCTGACCAGTCCGCCAGTTGGATCGACAAGCAGCGCATGCAACGCTACTCCGCCGTCTATGCCAGCCAGCGCGACGTCGGTGCCGGCCTGGGCGCGAACCTCGCGCTGGTGATGGACGGCCCCCAGATGATCGACGCGATGACCGATCTCGAAGCCGGCAACGTGCAGCCACGCGAGTTCCTGCACGTGATCAGCCAGATGGCGACGATGCTGGATCAGGCCCGGCAGAATCTGCAGACGCTGCAGCAGCACTTGCGGGACGCGCTGCCCGGACAGACTGGCGGCAGTGCGGCGAGCCACCCCTGAGCCGGGAAACCCCCGTTACAGCTCCAGCACCGCATCCAGACCGCGGTGCAGGCCGGTCAGCGTGGACACCTTGCGGATCGCCAGCAACGCACCGCCAACGTAGGGCTTGGCGCTGCTGCCGGCATTGTGGCGAATCGTCAGGGTCTGGTCCGGCATGCCGAAGATCGCCTCGGCACCGATCACGAAACCGGGCAGCCGCAGCGCATGCACCTGGCTGCCGGCCAGCGTGCCGCCGCGCGTCTCGCGCAGGCCGACCGTCTGCTCCAGCGGCACCTCCAGTTGCGGCTGGCGCACCTTGCCCATGCGCGTGGCCAGTTCGCGCACGGTGCCGCTGGGCGCATCCGGCTTGCCCGCGCTGGCGTAGTCGACGAGCTCCCACTGCGGGATCAGCTTGGCCGCCATCTCGGCGAACTTGATCAGCAGCACCGCGGTGAGCGCGAAGTTGCCGCAGGCCAGCACGCCGAGCCGCCGCTCGCGCGCCACGGCGTCGATCTGCGCATAGTCCGCATCGGTGAGGCCCGAGGTGCCGACCACCACGTGCGCGCCGTGTTCCAGCGCGGCGAGGATGTTCGCCTTGGCGCTGTCCGGATGGGTGTACTCGACGAACACGTCGCAGGCTTGCGTCAGCGCCTCGGCGGCACTGCCGAAGATCGTTGCATCGAGCCCGTCTTCACCCAGCACGTCGCCGAGTTTCTGCCCGGCATGCCGGCGCGCCACAGCACTGACCAGTACAAGGTCATCGGCGGCGGCAATGCCGCGCGCCAGCTCCGAACCGGCCCAGCCGGTGGCGCCGGCGAGACATATCCTCAGCGACATGGGCACCTCGCGGGTCAGGCGCACGCCGCGCCGAAGCGCGGCGCGACGCTCACTTCTTCTTCGGCAGATACAGATCGGTGATGGTGCCTTCGTAGACTTCCGCGGCCATGCCGACCGACTCGCCCAGGGTCGGGTGCGGGTGGATGGTCAGCGCGATGTCGGCCGCCTCGCTGCCCATCTCGATCGCCAGCGCCAGTTCGGAAATCAGGTCGCCGGCATGCACGCCGACGATGCCGGCGCCGACGATGCGGTGGGTTTCTTCGTCGAAGATCAGCTTGGTGAAACCCTCGGTGCGGTCGATGCCGATGGCGCGGCCCGAGGCCGCCCACGGGAACTTGCCCACGCCGACCTTCAGGCCCTTCTCCTTCGCCTCGCGTTCGGTCACGCCGACCCAGGCGATTTCCGGATCGGTGTAGGCGACCGACGGGATCACCCGCGCGTCGAAATGGCTCTTCTGCCCGGCCACAGCCTGCGCCGCGACGTGCGCCTCGTGGGTGGCCTTGTGCGCCAGCATCGGCTGGCCGACCAGGTCGCCGATGGCGAAGATGTGCGGCACGTTGGTGCGCATCTGCGTGTCGACGTTGATGAAGCCGCGCTCGGTCACCGCCACGCCGGCCTTGTCCGCGCCGATCTTGTTGCCGTTCGGCGAGCGGCCCACCGCGACCAGCACGCGGTCGAACAGCGTGGTCTCGGGGATGCTGTCGCCTTCGTAGCCGACCTCGATGCCCTTCTTGGTGGCCTTGGCGCTGACCACCTTGGTCTTCAGGTGCACGCCCTTGAGCTTGTTGCCCAGACGCTTGGCCAGTGGCCTGATCAGGTCGGTGTCGGCGCCGGGGATCAGCTGGTCCATGAACTCGACCACGGTCACCGCACTGCCCAGCGCCGAGTACACCGTGGCCATTTCCAGGCCGATGATGCCGCCACCGACGACCAGCAGGTTCTTCGGCACGTCCTTCAGTTCCAGCGCGCCGGTGGAATCCATCACGCGCTCGTCGTCCCAGGGGAACGCCGGCAGCTTCACCGACTGCGAACCGGCAGCAATGATCGCGTGCTCGAAGCGCAGCAGCTTCACGCCATCGGCCGTCTGGACTTCCATCTCATGCGGCGACACGAACATGCCGTTGCCCATCAGCGTGCGCACCTTGCGCTGCTTCGCCATCGTGGCGAGGCCGCCGGTGAGCTGGCCGACCACCTTGCTCTTGAAGCTGCGCAGCTTGTCGAGGTCGATTTTCGGTGCGCCGAATGCGACACCGTGCGCGGCCATCGCTGCGGCTTCGTCGATCACCGCAGCAGCATGCAGCAGCGCCTTGGACGGGATGCAGCCCACGTTGAGGCAGACGCCGCCGAGCGTGCCGTAGCGCTCCACCAGCACGGTGTCGACGCCGAGGTCGGCGGCGCGGAACGCGGCCGAGTAACCGCCGGGGCCGGAGCCGAGCACCACCAGCTGGCATTCGATGTCGGGCTTCTTCCCAGATGAAGCTGCCGCTTGCGGCACCTTCGCCTCCTCTCCCCCCCGGGGAGAGGATTGAGGTGAGGGGACGGGGCTTGCGGGGGGCTGGTTGCTCTTGGTCGCTTCTTCGTTGGAGCTGCCCGGTGACCCCGCACCCTCACCCCTGCCCTCTCCCGGAATGGGAGAGGGGGACGATGAGTCGGCTGTGCCGACGGTTTCCAATACGGCGATCACCGCGCCTTCGGACACTTCATCGCCCACCTTGAGCTTCAGCTCCCTGATCACGCCGGCGGCGCTGGAGGGAATCTCCATGGTCGCCTTGTCCGACTCCAGCGTGATCAGGCTTTGTTCCTTCGCCACCGTGTCGCCGGCTTTCACCAGCACTTCGATCACCGGCACGTTGTCGTGGCCGCCGATGTCGGGAACCTTGATCTCGATCGTGTTCGCCATGGTCATCGCCTCCGTCAGAGCAGCAGCCGGCGGATGTCGCCGAGCTGGTTGGCGAGGAAGCTGGCGAAGCGCGCGGCGAGCGCGCCGTCGATCACCCGATGGTCATAGCTGAGCGACAGGGGAAGCAGCAGCCGCGGCGCGAATTCCTTGCCGTTCCACACGGGCTTCATCACCGACTTGGAGACGCCGAGGATGGCGACTTCCGGCGCGTTGACGATCGGCGTGAAGTAGGTGCCGCCGATGCCGCCGAGCGAGCTGATCGAGAAGCAGCCGCCGGACATCTCGGCCGGGCCGAGCTTCTTGTCGCGCGCCTTCTTCGAGATCTCGGCCAGGTCGCGCGCCAGGTCGAGCAGGCCTTTCTTGTCGCAGTCGCGGATCACCGGCACCACCAGGCCATCGGGCGTGTCCACCGCGATGCCGATGTGGAAGTACTTCTTCAGGATCAGCTTCTCGCCCGACTCGTCGAGCGAGGCATTGAATTGCGGGAACTGCTTCAGCGCGGCCACCACCGCCTTGATCTGGAACACCAGCGGGCTGATCTTCAGGTCCCCGCCCTTATCGGACTTTTGCTCGGCGCCGAGCTGCTTGCGGAACGCCTCCATCTCGGTGATGTCGGCGTCCTCGTGCTGGGTGACGTGCGGGATCATCGCCCAGTTGCGCGCCAGGTTCGCGCCGGAGATCTTCTGGATGCGCGACAGCGGCCTCTCCTCGATCTCGCCGAACTTGGCGAAGTCGACCTTCGGCCACGGCAGCAGGTTCAGGCCGCCCACCGAGGCGGCGGCGCCGACCACCGGGCGCGCGCCGGAAGCGAGCGCGTGCTTGACGTAGGCACTGACGTCCTCGCGCTGGATGCGACCGCCGCGGCCGCTGCCCTTCACCTGCTGGATGTCTACGCCCAGCTCGCGCGCGAAGGCGCGCACCGCCGGACTCGCGTACGGCGCGTCGCCGGGCATCACGATGTTGGCGTCGAACGGCGGGCGCGCCTGCGGCGGCACGTCGCCCTCGGGTGCGTTGTGCACGCCCTGGCCGGCGATCGGCGCGGGCTTCGGCTCGGCCGACGCGGGCGCCGTTGCGGGAGGCGCGGGTACAGGCGCCGGGGCGGGAGCTGCCGGCGCCGGCGCCGCCGCGGGCTTGGCCGCGGCCGGCTCGGCGGCGGCGCCGTCGGTTTCGATGATGGCGATCACCGCGCCCTCGGAAACCTCGTCACCCACCTTCAGCCTCACTTCCTTCACCGTGCCGGCGAACGGCGCGGGTACTTCCATGGTCGCCTTGTCCGACTCCAGCGTGATCAGGCTCTGCTCCTTCTCCACCCGGTCGCCGGCCTTGACCAGCACTTCGATGACGGGAACGTCCGCGTGGCCGATATCGGGAACGCGGGCTTCTTTGAGGTCGGCCATGGTGACTCCTGCTGGCGATGGCGTGCCGCTCGGGGATGGCGGTCGCATACAAGACCTCAATCATAACGAAGGCACGCCCATTCCGTATGCCCGGATCAAGCGATTCCGCCGATTTTCCGGCCACCATGCGCAAGCGTATGCATGACCTTGAGCGCACGCGCGCCCCCGGCCCTTACCGTAGTCTGAGCCGCATGACCATGCCGCGCGCGCGGCGCCGGAAGACACCCATGCTGACGATACGCGACCTGTCGAAAACCTATGCCAACGGCGTCAAGGCGCTGCGCAGCGTGTCGCTGGACATCCCCAACGGCATGTTCGGCCTGCTCGGCCCGAACGGCGCGGGCAAGTCATCGCTGATGCGCACCATCGCCACGCTGCAGGACCCGGACGAGGGCACGATCCGGCTGGACGGGATGGACCTGCTGGCCGACAAGCAGGCCACCCGCCGCCTGCTCGGCTACCTGCCGCAGGAGTTCGGCGTGTACCCGAAGGTGTCGGCCGAGGCGATGCTTGAGCACTTCGCGATCCTCAAGGGCGTCACCGTGAAAGGCGAGCGGCGCGAACTGGTCGAGTCGCTGCTGCGCCAGGTGAATCTGTGGGACGTGCGCAAGCGCAAGCTCGGCACCTATTCCGGCGGCATGCGCCAGCGTTTCGGCATTGCGCAGGCGCTGATCGGCGACCCGCGGCTGGTGATCGTCGACGAGCCCACCGCCGGGCTCGACCCGGAAGAGCGCAACCGCTTCCTCAACCTGCTGGCCGAAATCGGCGAACGCGTGGTGGTGATCCTGTCCACCCACATCGTGGCGGACGTCACCGACCTGTGCTCGCACATGGCGATCATCGGCCAGGGCCAGGTGCTGCTCAGCGGCGAGCCGGCCGAGGCGATCCGCTCGCTGGAAGGCCGCGTGTGGCGGCGCACGATCGACAAGGCCGCACTGGACGGCTACCGCGCCCGCATGAACATCCTGTCCACCCGACTCGCCGGCGGCCGCACCCTGCTGCACGTGCTGGCCGATGCGCAGCCAGAAGACGGCTTCGAACCCGTCGTGCCCGACCTGGAAGACGTCTACTTCGGCCGCCTGCGCGCGCAGGCCACCGCCCGCGCCGCCTGACACCAGCTGCCGACACCCGGACGGGAATACCGATGTTCTTCGAGATACTTCGCTTCGAACTGCGCCAGCAACTGAAGGCGCCGCTGTTCTGGATCGTCGCGGCGGTATTCGGCGCGCTGGCGTTCGCGCTGGCCAGCACCGACGCGGTGATCGTCGGCGGCGCCAGCGGCAACGTGTTGCGCAACGCGCCGCTGGTGATCGCGCGGCTGCTCGGCGTGCTCACCGTGCTCAGCATCTTCCTGGTGACGGTGTTCGTGGCCGGCGCGGCGCTGCGTGATTTCGACAATCGCACCGCGGAGCTGTTCTTCACCACGCCGCTGAGCCGCGGCGCCTACCTCGGCGGCCGCTTCGCCGCCGGCTATCTCGCCGCGCTGGCGGTCATGCTGGCCTGCGCGCTGGGCGTCGCCGTCGGCGGCCTGATGCCGTGGATCGATGCGACGCGGCTGGGTCCGGCCAGCTGGCATGGCTACGCATGGGCGTTCGGCGTGATGGTGGTGCCGGACCTGCTGTTCATCGCCGCGCTGCTGTTCCTGCTCGCCACCACCACGCGTTCGCTGCTGGCCACTTACATCGGCCTGATCGTCTACTTCGTGCTGAACTCCGTCGTCGGCCTGCTGACCCGCGACGTCAACAATCATTTCATCGCCGCCATGCTCGATCCGTTCGGCGGTCGCACCCTGGCCCTGGTTACCCGCTACTGGTCGGCGGACCAGGCCAACCACGAGCTGCCCGCGCTGACGGGCGTGCTGCTGTTCAACCGGGTGCTGTGGAGCGCGGTCGGCGCGGTCATGCTGGGCGCCGCCGTGGCGCTGTTCCGCCCGAATCGCGAAGGCCTGCAGCTGCCGCGGCGCAGGAAGCGGGCGGAGCCGCCGCTGCTGCGCCCGCAGGCCGGCGCCGCCACGCTGGCCCTGCCGAAGGTGCGCCTGGCCGACGACCTGCGCGCGCACCTGCTGCAACTGCGCACGCAGTTCGTGTTCGACGCCCTGGGCGTGCTGCGCGGCGTGCCGTTCCTGATCATGCTGGCGCTCGGGCTGTTCAACCTGATCTTCGCGCTCGCTCTGTCCAGCCAGATCTACGGCACCGCCACCTGGCCGGTGACGCACCAGGTGCTGGAAAACGTGCGCGGCGGCTTCCAGTGGCTGCTCTACATCATCGTCACGTTCTACGCCGGCGAGCTGGTGTGGCGCGAACGCAGCCAGCGCTCGGCCGAGGTCAGCGACGCGTTCCCGGTACCGGACTGGGTGCCGCTGACCGCCAAGCTGGGTGCCTTGCTGGCGGTGATCGCGAGCTTCCTGCTGATCGGCGCGATCGTGGGCCTCGGCTGGCAGCTGGGCCACGGCTATACGCACCTGGAGCCCGGGCTGTACCTGGCCACGCTGGCATTGAATGCGCTCCCGTTCGTGCTGCTGGCAGTGCTGGCGCTGTTCCTGCAGGTGCTGTCGAACAACAAGTTCCTCGGTTACCTGCTGACCATCGTGTGGCTGGTGCTGAGCACGATCGGCTTCGACCTGCTGCACTGGGAACAGAACCTGTACAACTATGGCAACGCGCCGGAGCTGCCGTATTCGGACATGAACGGCTTCGGGCATTTCCTCCGAGCCGTGCTGTGGTTCGACTTCTACTGGGCCTGCGCCGCGGTGGCGCTGCTGGTGCTGGCGGCGTTGTTCTGGGTACGCGGCACCGAGCCGTCATGGCGCGAGCGCCTGCGCGAGGCGCGCGCGCGGCTGCACGCGCCGGCGAAGCTCGCGTTGGCGGCGGCGCTGTTCGCGTTCGTCGGCAGCGGCGCGTGGATCTACTACAACACCAACGTGCTGAACCACTACCAGAGCAGCACCACGAAGACGATCCAGCGCGCCGACTACGAGAAGAAATACGCGAAGTACAAGAACCTGCCGCAGCCGCGCATCACCGCGGTGAAGGCTGACGTGGACATCTTCCCGTACCGGCGCCGGCTGGAGATCCGCGGCCACTACACCCTGGTGAACAAGCACACGGCGCCGATCAGCGAGCTGCACGTGAACTTCAACGACAAGTTCGCCGTGAAGTCGCTGGACTTCGCGCCGCACGATACGGTCAGCGCAGACAAGGAGCTCGGCTACACCATCTACCGGCTGAAGACGCCGCTGGCGCCGGGCGCGTCGATGGCATTCGATTTCGACCTGGCATACGCGCCGAAGGGTTTCGCCAACAGACCGGAAGGCGAGTTCCTCGTGCACAACGGCACGTTCTTCAACAACAGCGTGATGCCGCAGTTCGGCTACCAGACCCAGACGCAGCTCACCGACCGCAACGACCGGCGCAAGTACGGGCTTTCCGCCGAGGTGCCGCGGATGCCGAAGCTGGGCGACGAGAAAGCGCGCGCGAACACCTACATCAGCAACGACGCGGACTGGATCAGCTTCGACACCACCGTGTCCACCGCGCCCGACCAGATCGCCATCGCGCCGGGCACGCTGCAGAAGGAATGGACCGCCAATGGCAGGCGCTATTTCCACTACACCATGACGCAGGACGGGATGGAGCAGCCGATGCTGCCGTTCTTCTCGTACCTGTCGGCGCGCTACGCGGTGAAGCACGAGACCTGGAAGGGCGTGGACATCGCGGTGTACTACAACCCGGTGCATGCGTGGAACGTGGACCGCATGATCCAGGGCGCGAAGGATGCGCTGGACTACTACGACGCGAACTTCACGCCCTACCAGTTCAAGCAGCTGCGCATCCTGGAATTCCCGAACTACGCCAGCTTCGCGCAGTCGTTCGCCAACACCATCCCGTACTCCGAGTCGATCGGTTTCATCGCCGACCTGCGCGACAAGACAAAGATCGACTACGTCTACTACGTCACCGCGCACGAAGTGGCGCACCAGTGGTGGGCGCACCGGGTGATCGGCGCGAACATGCAGGGCTCGACCATGCTCAGCGAATCGCTGGCGCAGTACTCCGCGCTGATGGTGATGAAGCAGAAGTACGGCGCCGACCAGATGCACAAGTTCCTGAAGTACGAACTGGACGGCTATCTGGCGGGGCGTGCCACCGAGAAGCTGGCCGAGGAACCGCTGGCGAAGGTGGAGAACCAGCAATACATCCACTACAAGAAAGGCTCGCTGGTGTTCTACGCATTGCAGGACTACGTCGGCGAGGGCACGCTGAACGCGGTGCTGAAGCAGTTCCTGCTCGACAAGGGTTTCCAGCAGCCGCCGTACACCACCTCGCAGGAATTCATGGACGCGCTGGGCAAGGCGCTCGACCCGAAGTGGCAGCCGCTGCTGGACGACTTCTTCTGGAAGATCACCCTGTTCGACAACCGCCTCACCGACGCCACCGCGAAGAAGCTGCCGAACGGCAAGTACGAAGTGACCCTGCAGGTGCACGCCGGCAAGGTCCACGTCGACGGCACCGGCAAGGAAACCGCGGCGAAGCCGGACATCCCGATCGAGGTGGGCGTGTTTGCCGCATCAAAGGGCGACGGCATGGACGGCAAGCCGCTGTACCTGGAAAAGCGTCTGCTGCCCGACGGCGACAGCACGGTTACCGTGATCGTCGACGGCAAGCCCGCGCTGGCCGGCATCGACCCGTACAACGAGCTGATCGATCGCGTCTCCAGTGACAACCGGCGGCCGGTGACGCTGCAATGAACTTTGAATCCGCAGTCTTTCCAGACCTTTTTTAGCCCATATTTGGGCCAGTAAGAAGTTGTCGATGTGTATCCAACGGATATGTTATATCGGCCAATTCGGTGTAGCTCATATGCCTTTTGCAGTCATACAAAACGGCCATTTCGGCTGCATCGACCTGAGTATTCTGTGGATGTTCTGATTTAATGAGTCTTAATCGGACGCCTATACGGCTGCATGTAGACGCCGGTAGCTCCATAAAAATGGGATGGCTTGATAGCCAAGTAAAATTTGAATTTCCCTAACTCAACGACTATGTCAGCCGGTTATCCATCCGCTATGTGCACTTCACGTGCCACCCATTGGCAATAGCTGCACCAGACCCCACACACGCCGAAAAGTGCACCGTACCAACTGAATTGGAACTTTTTAGCGGTAGAGCAGCAATCGTTCCACCAGCTGGAATATCTGATTCCATGTCAAGACCGCGATCACAATCGCTGTAGTCGCCTTGCACGCACAAAACCACCGAAATGGTTTTCCCACAACTATTATGGATACCGTTACTACCTTCCTTTTGGACGTATTTTGTCGCGTCTTCTGGGTGAGATGCTGATGACGTCAAGTGAGTAACTGAGGGGCGATGCACGACACCAAGTTGACTTTTATTACCTTGGCTTATCGTATTCGAATGATCAACGACTCGACTTTTTTGGGTTTTCGATTCAATTTCACCGCCAACGCAGTGAACATTCCACCCTCTACCGGCGATCGAGTTATCACCCTTGCAAGCGATATATGTCAACAATTGGTGACTTACGTCGCCGAACGGAACCCACGCAAATGCTGCACCGGATGGTAGAACCCGTATCAGATTAACACCTTCCCCGCAGCTATTTTCGTCCGTTACATCATGAGCACACCATGCGACCGTATATGTGGTTCCGCAGTTGTTTTGAAAGCTGTTCTCCGACTCAACAAAACAATTGCCAAAAAGATCTTTAGGCAATGTACGCCCAGGTATTCCAGATGCTACTTGAGAGTGCGCAGCAATAGATATGCACATTGTCACCACGACAAATGCTAAAATGACCGCTGGTTTTGCATCGTCAAATCTATGCATTTCCGCCACCATTTTTCGTCAGCAAGTTAAGTCACGCGAAGAATTCATCACCCTACCTTGATACACCAAACATCAAAATTTTTCAAAAAATCCAAAACCAAAGGATAATCATACTCAACCATGAACCGATGAAATATCGAAACATTTCTTTCATGCGACAAGCATTTGACATAGAAAAGAAACCAACCGTGAACATCTTCAAGGCGAATGGCCTTTATTTTCATTGCTTGCTGCAATATGGAAATCTGACTGAACAATTCGTCAAAGACGTCACGTACAAAAATCTCATCCTCAGTGAAATCTTTTTCATCACCCTCAATCCGCAAAGCCTCATTCCTGAACTCGAAGCTTATGGACCCGGTAACCCTCTCGTCGCATCTGTAGGTCCGTCCATCCCAGTCAAGCATCTGTAATGCGGCATGAGCGCGAGGATTCCCCCATATGTCACTGATGGCTTTCTGCGCCGAGACAGCTTGCTGCCAGCGCACGCCAACCGTCAAATCGTGAAATTTCTGCCATATTTCAAAATAACTACTGATATGACTCGCCAATGCACCGACTGACGCGCTAAGAATTATTTCCAAGATCATTGCGGCACCATGAAAACAACGAAGCCTATACTGACGGGTATCACCAATTACGAATAAGCTCGATTGCGTTATCAATATTTACGCGTCCACCCTTTTTCAAAAGAGTTCCGATCATG encodes:
- the dapB gene encoding 4-hydroxy-tetrahydrodipicolinate reductase: MSLRICLAGATGWAGSELARGIAAADDLVLVSAVARRHAGQKLGDVLGEDGLDATIFGSAAEALTQACDVFVEYTHPDSAKANILAALEHGAHVVVGTSGLTDADYAQIDAVARERRLGVLACGNFALTAVLLIKFAEMAAKLIPQWELVDYASAGKPDAPSGTVRELATRMGKVRQPQLEVPLEQTVGLRETRGGTLAGSQVHALRLPGFVIGAEAIFGMPDQTLTIRHNAGSSAKPYVGGALLAIRKVSTLTGLHRGLDAVLEL
- the lpdA gene encoding dihydrolipoyl dehydrogenase, yielding MANTIEIKVPDIGGHDNVPVIEVLVKAGDTVAKEQSLITLESDKATMEIPSSAAGVIRELKLKVGDEVSEGAVIAVLETVGTADSSSPSPIPGEGRGEGAGSPGSSNEEATKSNQPPASPVPSPQSSPRGGEEAKVPQAAASSGKKPDIECQLVVLGSGPGGYSAAFRAADLGVDTVLVERYGTLGGVCLNVGCIPSKALLHAAAVIDEAAAMAAHGVAFGAPKIDLDKLRSFKSKVVGQLTGGLATMAKQRKVRTLMGNGMFVSPHEMEVQTADGVKLLRFEHAIIAAGSQSVKLPAFPWDDERVMDSTGALELKDVPKNLLVVGGGIIGLEMATVYSALGSAVTVVEFMDQLIPGADTDLIRPLAKRLGNKLKGVHLKTKVVSAKATKKGIEVGYEGDSIPETTLFDRVLVAVGRSPNGNKIGADKAGVAVTERGFINVDTQMRTNVPHIFAIGDLVGQPMLAHKATHEAHVAAQAVAGQKSHFDARVIPSVAYTDPEIAWVGVTEREAKEKGLKVGVGKFPWAASGRAIGIDRTEGFTKLIFDEETHRIVGAGIVGVHAGDLISELALAIEMGSEAADIALTIHPHPTLGESVGMAAEVYEGTITDLYLPKKK
- the aceF gene encoding dihydrolipoyllysine-residue acetyltransferase, producing MADLKEARVPDIGHADVPVIEVLVKAGDRVEKEQSLITLESDKATMEVPAPFAGTVKEVRLKVGDEVSEGAVIAIIETDGAAAEPAAAKPAAAPAPAAPAPAPVPAPPATAPASAEPKPAPIAGQGVHNAPEGDVPPQARPPFDANIVMPGDAPYASPAVRAFARELGVDIQQVKGSGRGGRIQREDVSAYVKHALASGARPVVGAAASVGGLNLLPWPKVDFAKFGEIEERPLSRIQKISGANLARNWAMIPHVTQHEDADITEMEAFRKQLGAEQKSDKGGDLKISPLVFQIKAVVAALKQFPQFNASLDESGEKLILKKYFHIGIAVDTPDGLVVPVIRDCDKKGLLDLARDLAEISKKARDKKLGPAEMSGGCFSISSLGGIGGTYFTPIVNAPEVAILGVSKSVMKPVWNGKEFAPRLLLPLSLSYDHRVIDGALAARFASFLANQLGDIRRLLL
- a CDS encoding ABC transporter ATP-binding protein; this encodes MLTIRDLSKTYANGVKALRSVSLDIPNGMFGLLGPNGAGKSSLMRTIATLQDPDEGTIRLDGMDLLADKQATRRLLGYLPQEFGVYPKVSAEAMLEHFAILKGVTVKGERRELVESLLRQVNLWDVRKRKLGTYSGGMRQRFGIAQALIGDPRLVIVDEPTAGLDPEERNRFLNLLAEIGERVVVILSTHIVADVTDLCSHMAIIGQGQVLLSGEPAEAIRSLEGRVWRRTIDKAALDGYRARMNILSTRLAGGRTLLHVLADAQPEDGFEPVVPDLEDVYFGRLRAQATARAA
- a CDS encoding ABC transporter permease/M1 family aminopeptidase, producing the protein MFFEILRFELRQQLKAPLFWIVAAVFGALAFALASTDAVIVGGASGNVLRNAPLVIARLLGVLTVLSIFLVTVFVAGAALRDFDNRTAELFFTTPLSRGAYLGGRFAAGYLAALAVMLACALGVAVGGLMPWIDATRLGPASWHGYAWAFGVMVVPDLLFIAALLFLLATTTRSLLATYIGLIVYFVLNSVVGLLTRDVNNHFIAAMLDPFGGRTLALVTRYWSADQANHELPALTGVLLFNRVLWSAVGAVMLGAAVALFRPNREGLQLPRRRKRAEPPLLRPQAGAATLALPKVRLADDLRAHLLQLRTQFVFDALGVLRGVPFLIMLALGLFNLIFALALSSQIYGTATWPVTHQVLENVRGGFQWLLYIIVTFYAGELVWRERSQRSAEVSDAFPVPDWVPLTAKLGALLAVIASFLLIGAIVGLGWQLGHGYTHLEPGLYLATLALNALPFVLLAVLALFLQVLSNNKFLGYLLTIVWLVLSTIGFDLLHWEQNLYNYGNAPELPYSDMNGFGHFLRAVLWFDFYWACAAVALLVLAALFWVRGTEPSWRERLREARARLHAPAKLALAAALFAFVGSGAWIYYNTNVLNHYQSSTTKTIQRADYEKKYAKYKNLPQPRITAVKADVDIFPYRRRLEIRGHYTLVNKHTAPISELHVNFNDKFAVKSLDFAPHDTVSADKELGYTIYRLKTPLAPGASMAFDFDLAYAPKGFANRPEGEFLVHNGTFFNNSVMPQFGYQTQTQLTDRNDRRKYGLSAEVPRMPKLGDEKARANTYISNDADWISFDTTVSTAPDQIAIAPGTLQKEWTANGRRYFHYTMTQDGMEQPMLPFFSYLSARYAVKHETWKGVDIAVYYNPVHAWNVDRMIQGAKDALDYYDANFTPYQFKQLRILEFPNYASFAQSFANTIPYSESIGFIADLRDKTKIDYVYYVTAHEVAHQWWAHRVIGANMQGSTMLSESLAQYSALMVMKQKYGADQMHKFLKYELDGYLAGRATEKLAEEPLAKVENQQYIHYKKGSLVFYALQDYVGEGTLNAVLKQFLLDKGFQQPPYTTSQEFMDALGKALDPKWQPLLDDFFWKITLFDNRLTDATAKKLPNGKYEVTLQVHAGKVHVDGTGKETAAKPDIPIEVGVFAASKGDGMDGKPLYLEKRLLPDGDSTVTVIVDGKPALAGIDPYNELIDRVSSDNRRPVTLQ